A window from Candidatus Gracilibacteria bacterium encodes these proteins:
- a CDS encoding glycosyltransferase yields MAKEKGLECIVVIPERLSPKNLPKGIPKKWLHTIKPKKFLLHGALKKWYWERVQVPQFFAQEKLDWEYYPYPCPLPEKSPHRRAMTVHDLILWKDPRYKGNRLKRYYHRQARRSLVFMDLLFTVSAAIHKELGIPAAKVLPNAIPEMPKNIPANRDSKEALVYLGGYDIRKNVPQMVETVAGLKHPPRLMLIGTALHRSKLYPEVPEYPYTYFLGALPDEEVYSALKSAKAFLHFSDSEGFNIPLLQAMSIGIPAIVRDTPVNREISNDSALFLPKSESLDSLKEGLSDTLMLLEDPARRKSVVAAQKKAAARFSWKKSLNIFLSQLKSHEE; encoded by the coding sequence TTGGCAAAAGAAAAGGGCTTGGAATGCATCGTGGTGATCCCGGAAAGACTCTCGCCAAAAAACCTACCCAAGGGAATCCCAAAAAAATGGCTTCACACAATAAAACCCAAAAAGTTTCTACTGCACGGAGCGCTTAAAAAGTGGTATTGGGAGCGCGTGCAAGTGCCCCAGTTTTTTGCACAAGAAAAACTGGATTGGGAATACTATCCTTACCCTTGTCCGCTCCCCGAAAAATCGCCTCATCGTCGTGCCATGACCGTGCACGATCTCATTTTGTGGAAGGATCCTCGCTATAAAGGAAACCGCTTGAAACGCTACTACCACCGTCAGGCGCGTCGCAGTTTGGTGTTCATGGATCTCCTTTTCACCGTATCCGCCGCCATTCATAAAGAACTCGGCATACCTGCCGCAAAGGTCCTGCCGAATGCGATTCCGGAAATGCCAAAAAATATTCCCGCCAATAGGGACTCAAAAGAGGCCCTGGTTTATTTGGGAGGTTACGACATTCGCAAAAATGTTCCTCAAATGGTGGAAACCGTTGCGGGACTCAAGCATCCGCCCCGTCTGATGCTCATCGGCACCGCCCTGCACAGGTCCAAACTGTACCCGGAAGTTCCGGAGTATCCCTATACCTATTTCTTGGGTGCTTTACCAGATGAAGAAGTGTATTCCGCACTCAAATCCGCTAAAGCTTTCTTGCATTTTTCAGACTCGGAAGGCTTCAATATTCCGCTCCTGCAAGCCATGAGCATCGGAATTCCTGCCATTGTAAGGGACACACCCGTGAACCGTGAAATTTCCAACGATTCCGCCCTCTTCCTTCCCAAATCCGAGTCCCTCGACTCGCTTAAAGAAGGTCTCTCTGATACACTCATGTTATTGGAAGATCCCGCGCGCAGAAAGTCCGTCGTGGCTGCGCAAAAAAAAGCGGCTGCGCGCTTCTCATGGAAAAAATCACTCAACATTTTTTTAAGCCAACTGAAGTCTCATGAAGAATAA
- a CDS encoding UDP-N-acetylglucosamine--N-acetylmuramyl-(pentapeptide) pyrophosphoryl-undecaprenol N-acetylglucosamine transferase yields the protein MHILLTGGGTAGHIIPNLAIARAIKEASPKTKVTYMGSYGGMERKLAEAAGLPFEGILTGKWRRYFAVQNGVDLLKIPLGTAQAFLKLLKLRPSVVFSKGGFVGVPVVLAAGMIGIPVYIHESDAIPGLATKLCAPFARKIFLGYAEAEKGLQRYKKKLQTVGNPVREDLFEGSAAAARKWAGFVGKKPVLLVMGGSSGSLEINKKIEKEKKAIMEEYAVVHITGEGKNGGAGSAAVRKKDFIAVPFVGEEIKDLYALASLALTRAGAGALAELEALQIPALLFPLGMNASRGDQVANAKALCKKSKYYRIGDTSLPLREQLAALPKRPPRPPRATQNATQIIAHTLTGRSAFKLGSSQNPTPASASIAWACSESWQKKRAWNASWGSRKDSRQKTYPRESQKNGFTQ from the coding sequence ATGCATATACTCTTGACCGGAGGGGGAACGGCCGGACACATCATCCCCAATCTCGCTATCGCTCGCGCTATCAAAGAAGCTAGCCCCAAGACCAAAGTCACCTATATGGGGTCTTACGGGGGAATGGAGCGAAAACTGGCGGAAGCGGCGGGACTTCCTTTTGAAGGCATACTCACCGGAAAATGGAGAAGATATTTTGCCGTGCAAAACGGGGTGGATCTATTAAAGATTCCGCTGGGAACGGCCCAGGCTTTTTTGAAATTGTTGAAGCTGCGGCCAAGTGTGGTTTTTAGCAAAGGAGGATTTGTGGGGGTGCCGGTGGTTTTGGCCGCGGGGATGATTGGGATTCCGGTTTATATCCATGAGTCCGATGCCATTCCCGGGCTGGCCACAAAATTGTGCGCGCCGTTTGCACGGAAGATTTTTTTGGGATATGCGGAGGCGGAAAAGGGGTTGCAACGGTACAAGAAAAAGCTCCAAACGGTGGGGAACCCTGTGCGAGAAGATTTGTTTGAAGGCAGTGCCGCGGCAGCCAGGAAGTGGGCGGGTTTTGTGGGAAAGAAACCGGTGCTTTTGGTGATGGGCGGGAGCAGCGGGTCTTTGGAAATCAACAAAAAAATTGAAAAAGAGAAGAAGGCGATTATGGAGGAGTATGCCGTGGTGCACATCACGGGGGAAGGAAAAAATGGTGGAGCCGGATCGGCCGCAGTACGCAAAAAAGACTTTATTGCGGTGCCTTTTGTGGGGGAAGAAATAAAGGATCTCTACGCGCTCGCTTCGCTCGCGCTCACTCGCGCCGGGGCCGGCGCTTTGGCAGAACTGGAAGCCCTGCAGATTCCCGCGCTGCTTTTCCCCTTGGGCATGAATGCGAGCAGGGGAGATCAAGTGGCCAACGCGAAGGCCCTCTGCAAAAAAAGCAAATATTATCGAATCGGTGACACAAGTCTCCCGCTCCGCGAGCAACTCGCGGCCTTGCCCAAACGGCCGCCTCGTCCTCCGCGCGCCACTCAAAATGCAACTCAAATTATTGCCCACACCCTTACATGAAGATCGGCTTTCAAGCTTGGTTCGTCACAAAACCCTACACCGGCATCGGCCAGCATTGCTTGGGCTTGCTCAGAGAGTTGGCAAAAGAAAAGGGCTTGGAATGCATCGTGGTGATCCCGGAAAGACTCTCGCCAAAAAACCTACCCAAGGGAATCCCAAAAAAATGGCTTCACACAATAA
- a CDS encoding putative peptidoglycan glycosyltransferase FtsW yields MFKRSKYDTVLLIAVLAVVAIGVIMITSVGVPKSIKISAPDMKYPDCADAAVDCYLILKNHVARAGIGLVGMLVAWKMNYRYWKVLGPVLYIAAAGLLVFVLFAGSDNNTFATSWINVGGALPFVDSVQPSEIAKLGLIFYLSYFFAEKISVEKTQDLKEGFLKFGLIAGTIIGLIVLQPDIGSAMVLSIIAVVIYYLAGANWRHLAALMVLGMMLSILAYATTTHINNRVNAILNPEEACSYESGGESYCWQTRQANIAIGSGGFWGKGLTQGTQKYYWLPQAVDDFIFAASANELGFLRTAGLVLLYAVIAYRGFQIANHAPNKFSMLMAAGITTWISAQAFVNIMVNTALFPITGITLPFMSYGGSSMVMTLVGVGVLLNISKYTTNYAYTLDRRGNGRTHHPQSRYRSRYQRS; encoded by the coding sequence ATGTTCAAACGAAGCAAATACGATACGGTTTTACTCATAGCGGTTTTGGCGGTGGTGGCGATTGGAGTGATCATGATCACCAGTGTGGGAGTGCCCAAGTCGATTAAGATTTCGGCGCCGGACATGAAATATCCGGATTGCGCGGATGCGGCGGTGGATTGTTATTTGATTTTGAAAAATCATGTGGCGCGCGCGGGGATTGGCTTGGTGGGGATGCTGGTGGCGTGGAAGATGAATTATCGATATTGGAAAGTGTTGGGGCCCGTTTTGTACATTGCGGCGGCGGGACTTTTGGTCTTTGTGCTCTTTGCGGGAAGTGACAACAACACCTTTGCCACCAGTTGGATCAATGTGGGAGGGGCGCTGCCTTTTGTGGATTCGGTCCAGCCCTCGGAAATCGCAAAATTGGGACTGATCTTTTATTTGAGCTATTTTTTCGCAGAAAAAATATCGGTGGAAAAAACGCAAGATTTAAAAGAGGGATTCTTAAAGTTTGGGCTGATTGCCGGAACAATTATCGGTTTGATTGTCTTGCAGCCGGACATTGGCTCCGCCATGGTGCTCTCCATTATTGCCGTGGTTATTTACTATTTGGCGGGGGCGAATTGGCGACATTTGGCGGCCTTGATGGTGCTGGGCATGATGCTTTCGATCTTGGCTTACGCCACCACAACTCACATCAACAATCGCGTGAATGCTATTTTGAACCCGGAAGAAGCCTGCAGCTATGAGAGTGGAGGGGAAAGTTATTGTTGGCAAACTCGGCAGGCGAATATTGCCATTGGAAGCGGAGGTTTTTGGGGGAAGGGGCTCACGCAAGGAACTCAAAAATATTACTGGCTTCCGCAGGCGGTGGACGACTTTATTTTTGCCGCAAGCGCCAATGAACTGGGATTTTTGCGAACGGCAGGACTGGTTTTGCTCTACGCCGTGATCGCGTATCGTGGCTTCCAGATTGCCAATCATGCCCCAAACAAGTTTTCCATGCTGATGGCTGCCGGCATTACCACCTGGATTTCAGCTCAAGCCTTCGTTAATATCATGGTCAACACCGCCTTGTTTCCCATCACGGGGATCACGCTGCCATTCATGAGTTACGGAGGATCTTCGATGGTGATGACATTGGTGGGGGTGGGAGTGCTGCTCAACATTTCTAAGTACACCACGAATTATGCATATACTCTTGACCGGAGGGGGAACGGCCGGACACATCATCCCCAATCTCGCTATCGCTCGCGCTATCAAAGAAGCTAG